A single window of Streptococcus cristatus ATCC 51100 DNA harbors:
- a CDS encoding GTP pyrophosphokinase: MIEKVERLITEINRIHLEYSKDYFETGKVEKINLKHTFSKVPTKAILAYRLNLHESINDYLMKAEVQDIAYVYRVKTSESILDKITRFSERQEGYPVNSILNDIFGARMILSSKEIAQVMDKLDDWQEMYGLKNWYLRDKDGYVGIHIYFKNKSNFYYPWELQLWDKKDVDSNIASHIKYKRGFVR; the protein is encoded by the coding sequence ATGATCGAAAAAGTGGAACGCCTCATTACAGAGATTAATCGTATTCATCTAGAATATTCTAAAGATTATTTTGAAACTGGTAAGGTGGAGAAAATCAATCTCAAGCATACCTTTTCAAAAGTTCCGACTAAAGCGATTTTGGCCTACCGTCTGAATTTACATGAGTCAATTAATGACTATCTGATGAAAGCGGAGGTCCAAGATATTGCCTATGTTTATCGTGTCAAAACTTCTGAGTCTATTTTAGATAAAATTACACGTTTTTCCGAGCGTCAAGAGGGCTATCCTGTGAATTCCATTCTTAATGATATTTTTGGTGCTCGTATGATTTTAAGTTCCAAAGAGATAGCTCAAGTCATGGATAAATTAGATGATTGGCAAGAGATGTACGGACTAAAAAACTGGTATTTACGTGATAAAGATGGCTATGTCGGTATTCATATCTATTTTAAAAATAAAAGTAATTTTTACTATCCATGGGAACTCCAACTTTGGGATAAGAAAGATGTAGATAGCAATATCGCCAGTCATATCAAGTATAAACGAGGATTTGTGAGGTAG
- the parC gene encoding DNA topoisomerase IV subunit A — translation MSNIQNMSLEDIMGERFGRYSKYIIQERALPDIRDGLKPVQRRILYSMNKDGNTFDKGYRKSAKSVGNIMGNFHPHGDSSIYDAMVRMSQDWKNREILVEMHGNNGSMDGDPPAAMRYTEARLSEMAGYLLQDIEKDTVPFAWNFDDTEKEPTVLPAAFPNLLVNGATGISAGYATDIPPHNLAEVIDAVIYMIDHPSAKVDKLMEFLPGPDFPTGAIVQGRDEIKKAYETGKGRVVVRSRTEIEKLKGGKEQIVITEIPYEINKAVLVKKIDDVRVNNKVAGIAEVRDESDRDGLRIAIELKKDANTELILNYLFKYTDLQVNYNFNMVAIDNFTPRLVGIVPILTSYIAHRKEIILARSRFDKAKAEKRLHIVEGLIRVISILDEVIALIRASENKADAKENLKVSYDFTEEQAEAIVTLQLYRLTNTDVVVLEEEEAELREKIAMLAAIIGDERTMYNLMKRELRDVKKKFGNPRLSELQDTANAIEIDTASLIVEEETYVSVTRSGYIKRTSPRSFSASTLEEMGKRDDDRLIFVSPAKTTQHLLIFTSLGNVIYRPVHELSDIRWKEIGEHLSQTISNFDTKEEVIYTELLDSFEEGTYFAATKLGQIKRVERKEFSPWRTYKSKSLKFAKLKNEDDQVIALAPIKLDDVMLVTKNGYALRFNIEEVPVIGAKAAGVKAINLKKDDVLAAAFIANTDSLYLLTQRGSLKRMAVADIPVTSRANRGLQVLRELKTKPHRVFAAGPVFGEAADFDLFTTEAEASEEQILQVLSNKGTVYEINLADLSLSERTSNGSFISDTISDEEVFSAYIK, via the coding sequence ATGTCTAACATTCAAAACATGTCCCTTGAGGACATCATGGGAGAGCGCTTTGGTCGCTATTCCAAATACATCATTCAGGAGCGGGCCTTGCCAGACATTCGCGATGGCTTGAAGCCTGTTCAGCGCCGTATTCTTTATTCCATGAACAAGGACGGCAACACCTTTGACAAGGGCTACCGTAAGTCTGCCAAGTCAGTTGGGAACATCATGGGGAATTTTCACCCCCACGGTGACAGCTCCATCTACGATGCCATGGTTCGCATGTCTCAGGACTGGAAAAACCGTGAGATTCTCGTTGAGATGCACGGGAATAATGGTTCCATGGATGGTGATCCACCAGCGGCGATGCGTTATACTGAAGCACGCTTGTCTGAGATGGCTGGCTATCTTTTGCAGGATATCGAGAAAGATACCGTTCCTTTTGCTTGGAACTTTGACGATACTGAGAAGGAGCCGACTGTTCTGCCGGCGGCCTTTCCTAATCTCTTGGTCAATGGAGCAACTGGGATTTCAGCTGGTTATGCGACGGATATTCCGCCTCATAATCTAGCTGAAGTCATTGACGCGGTCATCTATATGATTGACCATCCGTCTGCCAAGGTGGACAAACTCATGGAGTTTCTGCCTGGTCCAGACTTCCCGACAGGAGCCATTGTCCAAGGTCGAGATGAGATTAAGAAAGCTTACGAGACTGGGAAAGGTCGAGTTGTAGTGCGTTCCAGAACTGAGATCGAAAAGCTGAAAGGCGGAAAAGAGCAAATCGTCATTACCGAGATTCCTTACGAGATTAATAAAGCGGTCTTGGTCAAGAAAATCGACGATGTGCGGGTCAATAACAAGGTAGCTGGCATTGCTGAGGTGCGGGACGAATCCGACCGGGACGGTCTTCGCATTGCCATCGAGCTCAAGAAAGACGCCAATACCGAGCTGATTCTCAACTATCTTTTCAAGTACACTGATTTGCAAGTCAATTACAACTTCAACATGGTGGCGATTGACAATTTCACGCCTCGTTTGGTGGGGATTGTGCCAATCTTGACCAGTTATATTGCCCACCGCAAGGAGATTATTCTGGCTCGCAGCCGCTTTGACAAGGCCAAGGCTGAAAAACGACTTCATATCGTGGAAGGACTGATTCGGGTTATTTCCATCTTGGACGAGGTGATTGCCCTGATTCGTGCTTCAGAAAACAAAGCAGACGCCAAGGAAAATCTTAAAGTCAGCTATGATTTCACTGAGGAGCAGGCTGAGGCTATCGTCACTCTCCAGCTCTACCGTTTGACAAATACAGATGTAGTGGTTCTGGAAGAGGAAGAAGCAGAGCTGCGCGAGAAGATTGCCATGCTGGCTGCCATTATCGGCGATGAGCGAACTATGTATAACCTCATGAAGCGGGAGCTCCGCGATGTCAAGAAGAAGTTTGGCAATCCCCGTCTCAGTGAGCTACAGGATACAGCAAACGCCATCGAGATTGATACAGCTAGTCTCATTGTTGAGGAAGAGACCTATGTCAGCGTGACACGTTCTGGATACATCAAGCGGACTAGTCCTCGTTCCTTCTCAGCTTCAACCTTAGAAGAAATGGGCAAGCGTGACGATGACCGACTGATTTTTGTTAGCCCGGCCAAGACGACTCAGCATTTATTGATTTTCACCAGCCTGGGAAATGTTATTTATCGGCCTGTTCATGAGCTGTCAGATATCCGCTGGAAAGAAATCGGAGAACACCTCAGCCAGACTATCAGTAACTTCGATACCAAAGAAGAGGTTATCTATACGGAATTGCTGGACAGTTTTGAGGAAGGCACTTACTTTGCAGCGACTAAACTGGGACAAATCAAGCGAGTGGAGCGCAAGGAGTTTAGTCCTTGGCGGACCTACAAGTCTAAGTCCCTTAAGTTTGCTAAGCTGAAAAATGAAGACGATCAGGTCATTGCTCTGGCGCCGATTAAGCTGGATGATGTTATGCTCGTGACCAAGAATGGCTATGCTCTTCGCTTCAATATTGAGGAAGTACCAGTTATCGGAGCTAAGGCAGCTGGGGTTAAAGCCATCAATCTCAAGAAAGACGATGTCCTAGCGGCAGCCTTTATCGCCAATACAGACTCACTTTACCTCTTGACTCAGCGTGGTTCGCTCAAGCGTATGGCAGTCGCAGATATTCCTGTTACCAGTCGGGCAAATCGCGGTCTTCAAGTTCTGAGAGAGCTTAAGACCAAGCCCCATCGTGTCTTTGCAGCTGGACCAGTCTTTGGCGAAGCAGCAGATTTTGACCTCTTTACTACTGAAGCAGAAGCCAGTGAAGAGCAGATTTTGCAAGTGCTTTCTAATAAAGGAACGGTCTATGAAATCAATCTGGCTGATCTTAGCCTGTCTGAGAGAACCAGTAATGGCAGCTTCATCTCTGATACTATTTCAGACGAAGAAGTTTTCTCAGCTTATATCAAGTAA
- a CDS encoding aminoglycoside 6-adenylyltransferase, which produces MRTESEMFDVILQTAKVLQVNAVAMSGSRTNPNAPKDEFQDYDVVYIVEDLDGLTADLAWLERFGKRIIEQHNLLDHRRLYLMLFEDGNRIDLTLCPKEHIKEWVNSEADFTVLDDTQGLFESYAPTPKRYWTAPASATDFYKSCNEFWWVSAYVVKGIYRNHLVYATDHLYGICQQELLKILAWQVAADKGTVDVGKNYKYLFQYLPAEKGKEFTALLDFSEQKSLTKSLLATMDFFHKEAQDFSLKTGFPYDKETAEKMIEYAEERVKKFGNN; this is translated from the coding sequence ATGAGAACTGAATCTGAAATGTTTGATGTGATTTTGCAAACCGCAAAAGTGCTACAAGTCAACGCTGTCGCCATGTCCGGCTCACGGACAAACCCAAATGCCCCCAAGGACGAGTTCCAAGACTATGATGTGGTCTACATTGTGGAGGATTTGGATGGTCTGACGGCCGACCTTGCTTGGTTGGAAAGGTTTGGCAAGCGCATCATCGAGCAGCATAACCTACTTGACCATCGCCGCCTCTATCTCATGCTCTTTGAAGATGGCAATCGGATAGATTTGACCCTCTGCCCCAAAGAGCACATCAAAGAGTGGGTGAATAGTGAAGCAGATTTCACGGTGCTGGATGACACGCAGGGGCTTTTTGAGTCTTATGCACCGACACCCAAGCGCTATTGGACGGCACCAGCCAGTGCGACTGACTTTTACAAATCCTGCAATGAATTCTGGTGGGTGTCAGCTTATGTAGTCAAGGGCATTTATCGAAATCACCTTGTCTATGCGACGGATCATTTGTATGGAATCTGCCAGCAAGAATTGCTCAAGATTTTAGCTTGGCAAGTAGCAGCAGATAAGGGTACGGTTGATGTTGGTAAGAACTACAAGTACCTCTTTCAGTATTTGCCTGCTGAGAAAGGGAAAGAATTTACAGCCTTGCTTGACTTTTCTGAGCAGAAAAGCCTCACCAAGTCTCTCTTAGCTACCATGGACTTTTTCCACAAAGAAGCACAAGATTTCTCTCTCAAAACCGGCTTCCCTTATGACAAAGAAACCGCAGAGAAGATGATTGAGTATGCTGAAGAGAGAGTGAAGAAGTTTGGGAATAACTAG
- a CDS encoding DUF2969 domain-containing protein produces the protein MSKKDKKIEIQIADSKVKLGADQFDGYTLSIGKKVIGEIAEFDGQFAIIKNGNVESLYKKLEKAVETLIETYNLGK, from the coding sequence ATGAGTAAAAAAGATAAAAAAATTGAGATTCAGATTGCGGATAGTAAGGTGAAGCTTGGCGCGGATCAATTTGATGGCTACACCCTTTCTATTGGGAAAAAAGTCATTGGCGAGATTGCTGAGTTTGACGGCCAATTTGCTATTATCAAAAATGGCAATGTTGAAAGTTTATATAAAAAGCTTGAAAAAGCAGTGGAAACTTTGATTGAAACCTACAATTTAGGAAAATAA
- a CDS encoding branched-chain amino acid aminotransferase, protein MTVNLDWENLGFSYMKLPYRYIAYYRNGQWEEGQLTEDATLHISESSPSLHYGQQAFEGLKAYRTKYGSVQLFRPDENAKRLQRTCDRLLMPQVSTEMFVEACKAVVRANEEYVPPYGTGGTLYLRPLLIGIGDIIGVKPAEEYIFTIFAMPVGNYFKGGLVPTNFLIQDEYDRAAPHGTGAAKVGGNYAASLLPGKMAKSRNFSDVIYLDPSTHTKIEEVGSANFFGITANNEFVTPLSPSILPSITKYSLLYLAEHRLGLTPIEGDVPIDNLDRFVEAGACGTAAVISPIGGIQHGDDFHVFYSETEVGPVTRRLYDELTGIQFGDVEAPEGWIVKVDE, encoded by the coding sequence ATGACAGTAAATCTTGATTGGGAAAATCTTGGCTTTTCATATATGAAATTGCCCTATCGCTATATCGCTTATTATCGGAATGGTCAGTGGGAGGAAGGACAGCTGACAGAAGATGCGACCCTGCATATTTCTGAGTCTTCACCAAGCCTTCACTATGGCCAGCAGGCTTTCGAAGGTCTAAAGGCTTATCGTACCAAGTATGGTAGTGTTCAGCTTTTCCGTCCAGATGAGAATGCTAAACGCCTGCAACGCACATGCGATCGTCTCTTGATGCCACAAGTTTCAACTGAAATGTTTGTGGAAGCTTGTAAGGCTGTTGTCCGCGCCAATGAAGAATATGTACCGCCATATGGAACAGGGGGAACTCTCTACCTTCGTCCCCTTTTGATTGGTATCGGAGATATCATCGGGGTAAAACCAGCAGAGGAGTATATTTTTACGATTTTTGCTATGCCAGTTGGAAACTACTTCAAGGGTGGTTTGGTTCCAACCAACTTCTTGATCCAAGACGAATATGACCGCGCAGCTCCACATGGTACGGGTGCGGCCAAGGTCGGTGGTAACTACGCAGCTAGTCTCCTACCAGGTAAGATGGCTAAGTCTCGTAACTTTTCAGACGTTATCTACCTAGATCCGTCAACTCATACCAAAATTGAAGAAGTCGGATCAGCCAACTTCTTTGGAATTACAGCAAACAATGAATTTGTGACTCCGCTTAGCCCATCCATTCTCCCATCCATTACCAAATATTCCCTGCTTTACTTGGCAGAGCATCGCTTGGGCTTGACGCCAATTGAAGGTGACGTTCCGATTGATAACTTGGATCGCTTTGTTGAAGCAGGAGCTTGTGGTACGGCAGCAGTTATCTCGCCAATTGGAGGAATCCAGCATGGCGATGATTTCCATGTATTCTATAGCGAGACAGAAGTCGGACCAGTGACTCGCAGACTCTACGATGAGCTGACTGGTATCCAATTTGGTGATGTAGAAGCTCCAGAAGGTTGGATTGTAAAAGTAGACGAATAA